The genomic stretch AGTTTTGATAACAGGAGGATTTGACACAGAGGACCATGTTAAAAAGTTAGCGGACGAGCTTGCTTTACCTGTCATTTCAACAAGCTATGATACGTTTACAGTAGCAGCTATGATCAATAGAGCAATTTATGATCATCTTATAAAAAAAGAAATTGTCCTTGTCGAAGATATTTTAACATCTGCTGAGAATGCGGCTATTCTAAACATAAGTGATCCTATATCAAAATGGTATGAGTATAATCATCATACAAAACATACTCGTTTTCCAGTTGTAGATGATGATTTACATGTAAAAGGAATTGTGACTTCAAAAGACATTATTGACTATAGCAGAGATACGATTATTGAAAAAGTGATGACGAAAAATCCAATTACGGTTCACCAAAAGACGTCTGTTGCTTCCTCAGCTCATATGATGGTATGGGAAGGAATTGAAATATTACCTGTTGTGGATGAATATAATGTGCTTCAAGGAATTATTAGCAGACAAGATGTACTAAAAGCTCTGCAAATGATTCAAAAGCAACCACAAGTTGGGGAGACGATTGATGATATCGTGACAAGTCAGTTTCAAGACGTGTCAGAGGCAAAAGATAACTTCTATTATCGTTGTGAAGTAACCCCTCAAATGACAAACTATATGGGAACTATTTCAAATGGGGTTTTTATGACTATATTGACAGAAGCAACAAACAGAGCTCTTCGTGTCTATAAAAAAGGAGATCTCGTTATTGAAAATGTAACTTTATATTTTATCAAACCTGTCCAAATTGACAGTACGCTTGAAATTCGCCCAAAAGTACTTGAAATTGGTCGTAAGTTCGGAAAAGTAGATGTTGAAGCATATAGTGAAGGAGTGCTAGTTGGTAAAGCACTTATGATGGCCCAAGTACTTGATCGAACATAAAAAGGCGCAAAGCAACTCTGCTTTGCGTTTTTTATTATAGAATTTTATTTGCGTTCTTCAATCGTTTTGGGAAGATAGTATTTGTAAGCTTTGAAAGCGGCAATTACGCTTGCTCCGCCTAGTAAAACGAAAACAACTGCTACAATGGTGGAAACAACAGAATTATGGATGAAAAAGAGGTTTATTCCGAACAGAAAAACGAAGAGACCAAGAGCAATGCTACATTTAGCAGAGAGCCACTGTTTTTCCATTGGAGCTTTTGAACGAATGTACTTTGTTTTGTAGAAAAGATAAAAAACGAGCGAAAAAATAATCAATACTACAAAAATAGGCATACAATTCCTCCATTTTTTAATAGTGGTAATGCTTCATTTTCTTTTATTTTAGCTTGTAAAAAGGAATTTTTCTACAGCTCGGATGACATTTATTTAAAATAGAGCAATTGTATGATTTAATAGGTAATATAAATAGATCACAATACAGTAAATAAAGTGCGCAGTTTAGCGAAAGCATAGCTATAAATTTTAAAAATCTAATTTTGGATGTTTTAAGGAGAGAGAAAATGAAAGAAAGAATCTTGCAGGAAATTATGAAATATGAGACCATCATTATTCATCGACACGTACGTCCAGATCCTGATGCCTATGGTTCGCAGTGTGGATTAGCGGAAATTTTAAAGGCCTCTTTTCCAACTAAAAACATCTATGTAACAGGAGCTAGTGATCCCTCTTTAGAGTTTCTTTATAAAATGGACGAGATTGAGGATGCTATTTATCACGATGCTCTTGTGATCGTGTGTGATACCGCAAATGAAGCGCGTGTATCTGATCAGCGCTATAAAAATGGTAAGTTTATCATTAAAATCGATCATCATCCAAATGAAGATCCTTATGGAGATTTACTGTGGGTTGAAACGTCAGCAAGTTCAACAAGTGAGATGATTTATGAACTGTACATAGAGCTAAAAGACAGCGGACTTACAATGACAAAGGAAGCTGCACGCCTTATTTACGCAGGGATTGTAGGAGATACAGGTCGTTTCCTTTTTCCAAATACAACGCAAAGAACGCTTCAATATGCAAGTGAGCTTGTTCAAGCTGATTTTTCATTCACAGATCTTTATCAAGGCATGTATAAAACAAAGCTTAATGTCGCACGTCTTCAAGGTTATGTGTTAAACAATTTCACCTTTGAAGAAGAAGGAATTGCTTATATTACAATTACAAAGGATATCTTACAAGAATACAATGTAACTCCATCAGAAGCATCTCAGCTTGTCGGCCTTCTTGGAAACATTGATGGAGTAAAAGCATGGGTTTTCTTTGTTGAAGAAGAAAGTCTAATCCGAGTTCGCTTGCGTTCAAAGGGACCGGTTATTAACGGTGTTGCCCGTAATTATAACGGCGGTGGTCATCCGCTTGCTTCAGGAGCTTCTATTTACCAGTGGAGTGATGTTCAGTCCGTCTTAAATGATTTACGAAAAGTATGTCAAGAGTAGAGAAAGAGGTGGTTTCCTTTTGAATGGAAATCACCTTTTCCATAGTTTTTAAAGGGAGGATTTTACATCTGTGACTTTAAGTTGAACAGATAAAGTCCGATGGAAAAGGATTTCGCGAACTTCAATTTTGTATATTTTTTTATCGATTTCATATTGTCTGTTTTCGATGACTCTTTTTATAAGCTCTTTTGATTCATAAACTTTTTCAATAGGCTGAGAAATTAAGTTGTTCAACTCTTTCTTCACAGCTTCTTCGATAAAAAAGGTAGAATAGTATCCAAGTTTAAAGTTATCGCTGTTTATAATTTTAACATCTAAATTTTGGATAACGAGTTCTTTTGTTTGCGGTTTTTCT from Priestia filamentosa encodes the following:
- a CDS encoding DRTGG domain-containing protein, coding for MATKHQQILQHIDHLPIGEKISVRQIAKDLGVSEGTAYRAIKDAENKGYVSTIERVGTIRIERKQKENIEKLTYEEVVNIVDGQVLGGMEGLHKTLNKFVIGAMKLEAMMRYTGADNLLIVGNRTDAHELALEAGAAVLITGGFDTEDHVKKLADELALPVISTSYDTFTVAAMINRAIYDHLIKKEIVLVEDILTSAENAAILNISDPISKWYEYNHHTKHTRFPVVDDDLHVKGIVTSKDIIDYSRDTIIEKVMTKNPITVHQKTSVASSAHMMVWEGIEILPVVDEYNVLQGIISRQDVLKALQMIQKQPQVGETIDDIVTSQFQDVSEAKDNFYYRCEVTPQMTNYMGTISNGVFMTILTEATNRALRVYKKGDLVIENVTLYFIKPVQIDSTLEIRPKVLEIGRKFGKVDVEAYSEGVLVGKALMMAQVLDRT
- a CDS encoding YtpI family protein gives rise to the protein MPIFVVLIIFSLVFYLFYKTKYIRSKAPMEKQWLSAKCSIALGLFVFLFGINLFFIHNSVVSTIVAVVFVLLGGASVIAAFKAYKYYLPKTIEERK
- a CDS encoding DHH family phosphoesterase, which encodes MKERILQEIMKYETIIIHRHVRPDPDAYGSQCGLAEILKASFPTKNIYVTGASDPSLEFLYKMDEIEDAIYHDALVIVCDTANEARVSDQRYKNGKFIIKIDHHPNEDPYGDLLWVETSASSTSEMIYELYIELKDSGLTMTKEAARLIYAGIVGDTGRFLFPNTTQRTLQYASELVQADFSFTDLYQGMYKTKLNVARLQGYVLNNFTFEEEGIAYITITKDILQEYNVTPSEASQLVGLLGNIDGVKAWVFFVEEESLIRVRLRSKGPVINGVARNYNGGGHPLASGASIYQWSDVQSVLNDLRKVCQE
- the ytrI gene encoding sporulation membrane protein YtrI; the protein is MAYPGLSLIMRIPPLHERPSFRFLLVGAFFGALISWGVFLFMYGTLQERQTITIIKQKREIEQLQDQLSIWQNEHESEKPNEEKPQTKELVIQNLDVKIINSDNFKLGYYSTFFIEEAVKKELNNLISQPIEKVYESKELIKRVIENRQYEIDKKIYKIEVREILFHRTLSVQLKVTDVKSSL